cagctggctaaatagattgctgacgaccccaccgagagtcgaaccagcatcagctgaggggaaagcaaaatttaCCCCATTCGATCTCACCACTAGACTACATAAGCTCATCCGAAAATCTGACATACTGTTATACAGCACTTTTGTTagaccggctgtgggcagatattcgctaaaagaaaccttttcatttcgagatatattcagtctttgtcatgtagcaagttatatttatcttgtttagaacatagcattaacgactgtaaactagtaacagccgtaattcatgtgggtcaggtcagtttgcgataaagttgaaaacaaaaacggaagtcagtgggtaagctgagtttgcgtgaatgggcggggctgactctggtgcagctccaccttatggtgcagctccgcctttgtggttctgcagcgagcaccctctcgagtgtttagctaacctgcaggaaatgtcgacgacagttatccagaaagtagctaagggctaccagagatgtttctgaggtgttcgctaggtacttttaagttaaaaagttaagaaggggtctgaaaagctgctagaaatagcgtcaaagtcactaagttggcaacattgtgggaggagcgcttcatttgcaactcagggcagcgcaagcgggaggagcaagtaatcggcttgttttgttttttataatcgttcaaaactcagatcgtaatcgtgattaaaattcgattaattgagcagccctacgttTACATACCGTACACATTTTATACATCTAACTCATCTGCTTCAtctcctctcactcaaaatgCCTAAATAggacagatctgaggtttagtatttgagatattttaggtcatttttattttttggtacaTTTTTAGAATGATTAGGCATTTGCTATGTGTAGTAGGGATCTTCCACATAGCTATGTGTAGCCAGCTAGCAAAACGATTAAAACAAgcacaagaatcttcacccaaggttTGCTTATCTTAAAAGAAGACTTTTCAGCCCCCAACAAGTTCATAAGCTCTAAGAAGGTTTCCAATTGTAAACATGCTTCATGTTTGTGTTGTAGGTGTGTGCAACAAACTTTGGAGAAATTTGCTCTATTGTTGGTCAAGAGAGCACAGAAAAACTACTGGTGAGGGACTTGTTTTGTTCCTTTAATTCATACTTTATTTTTAACATGAATGCAGCCTGTTTATGATGTTAGTCTGTGCATTGAGCAGCTTTGTTGGTGTTGTGAGGTCACCATGGTGTAATGAAAGTTCAACAGAGTCTCTGTTGTTCTGCTGCTCTCTGCCCTTCAAACACTCACATTGTTTTGGTTTTGCATTCACCACAGATGTCCAAGTTCTTCAACCTGTGCTCAGATTCCCTCTGGGGCATCAGGAAAGCATGCGCTGAGTGCTTCATGACAGTCTCCAACTCCACCTCTCCAGAGGTGCGACGCTCAAAGTTGTCCCCCCTGTTCATCAACCTCATCAGCGATCAGTCTCGTTGGGTAAGACGACCAGGAACGAATTCAGTTCAAATGACTAGTTTCTTTAGGAAGGAAATACTGGCGGATGCTGCTTCGAGTTGTTTCTCATTTTGAatgttttacccccaaaaaatgAAAACGGTTCTGGATTTGATTTCTTTAAATGTGTTCAGTGATGGAACCTAAAACCACTTCCTGCTTGTTGTAAACTAGGAATTTCTGCAATTCATTATCAATCCTCGTTTTCTTGAAGTTCTTTATGATGTTTAAGACTCTTTTCAGTTTGTTCTGATGTGCGTGCACACCAAGAGTTTTctcagagatgcagtcaggagctTATTTCGATAAAATCTGCTCTCTACACATTGTTGTTGACTAATTCAATAAGGGATGAACAGAGGGACTTCGCTCTTTATTTGCTTTCAGGTGCGACAAGCTGCCTTTCAGTCTTTGGGTCGATTCATCTCCACCTTTGCCAGCCCCTCTAGCACAGGACTTCACTTTAGAGAGGACGGCGCCCTCCCAGAGGTCCCCAGGTGTACCCCAGACAGGCAAGATCACCTCCGTTTTGTCAAAGCAGTTGTGAACATCAGCAAAGATAAAATTTCTTTGTTCCTGTACGTTGTTTTAAGGCCAGTTTTATACCAGACCTGAGTTTGAGGattagttttttttaattgatcaTAATCTGGGTCATTGAGTACGGCTTAACCGACAGCGTTTGAAAAAAGAACGTTTAACCAAATAGATGACTCACGTGTTTTACATTTTTGTGTCTTCAGTAACTGTCCTCTAAACCCTCTGAACTGCTCCGACATCAGCGGCTGCCTCAAAGACAGAACCATCACCCACACACCCCCCAATCAGGACGGCCGTGCCACCCCCTCACCGGAGCACGTCCCTTCTGCAGATGGCGAGGACGTGGACAGCTTCGAGGAGAACCGCTCTCCTGTTCCCGTAAACAGACCGGATGGCTTCACTCTCACAAACAGCAGCGACGGCCCCACAGCCACCAACAACATCAAGAACACAAAAGAACACGAGCAGACAGACGAGAACTTTAATTCCTTCAACTATTGGAGGCCTCCTTTACCCGACATCAGCGAGGAGCTGGAGATGCTAAATTGTGAGAAATCGGAGGAAGTCACAGAAAAGGAGGAAACGGAAGAGGAGGAGCACCAGGAAAGTAGTTCAGATTCTAAACCCAGCCCCGGAAAAGCTACCAGCGATCAAATCCAAAAGGTCTTGGACTGTTTGACGCCTCACATTGCTGATCCCGATGTACAAGGTGGGTAGATAGGAATGGAGATTTTACTGGTGTGTAGATTTAACTGAGTGTGTATTTCACCTCCAGTTCAAGTCCAAGTCTTGTCAGCAGCTCTGAAGGCGGCCCAGCTCGACAGCCCGTCTGacggcagcccgacagaaaccagCCCTACCGAGGAGCCGCCTGAAGACAGCCCTGAGGGCCTATCAGGGGACGGCATTTCTATTGATCTACAGCCGGAGATGGAGGACGCTAGCACAGACCAAGAAGAAACAATGGAAATTTCTCCAGCTGCAGAAACGTGTCCGGTCCAGGAGCAAGAAAATGAAGAGACTCAAACTGAACCTCTGGAGAAGCAGGAGGAGTCTCCACCCAACTCTCCTGTTCTGGGGCCTCAGATACTACGGGTACATATCCATAAAAACATGGCCATGAAATGATCGTGGAGACGTGCGCAGCCTCACTAACTATGGCAGGAGCACATGCACATCTACGGTTATCACTCTTAGGGAAACTGGTAAAGGTGTAGAAACTATTATACACCACAGACGCATCCATTTGTGCACAGTTGCATAATATATTTAATCAAATGCAATATAAAGCAGAGAACAACTTCAACAACAGCAGAGGATGTTCTGGCCCCAAACCATGATTGTCAGCTGTTTTAGGTTTCCAAGGGCGACCCTGTTTTAACGGCTCAGAGCTGCAtcgcagtgtttattattttttctgttgaTTAGATTTTTCATGCAATAGTTTGGAGTCTGTGGCAGCTTTGTTAAACCGTTTGTTAAAACTATTTTAGTTGTTTTCATGGATGATTTGAGATATTTGTGGTTTTCGCTTGTACTTTCCTGCTCTTTTACGTTTTTGTGGGTTCTCATTTTCCTCAGGAGTCTAGCTTAATTGAAAatgtggaggaggaggaaaaggacgCCTGTCTTCACAGCCCAACGTCAGAGGATAAGCCCAAAATCCAGGTCGGTCATGATAAACGAATCCCACGATCATTATGGATTCCTCGTGTTTAATCATCTAACTTGGACTTCCTGTCTGCAGAATGTCATCCCTCAGCAGCTGTTGGATCAGTACCTCTCTATGACGGACCCCGCCCGGGCCCAGACGGTGGACACGGAGATAGCCAAACACTGTGCCTTCAGCCTTCCGGGTGTGGCGCTCACTCTGGGCCGACAGAATTGGCACTGCCTAAAGGACACATATGAAACCCTCGCCACGGACGTGCAGGTAGGTATCAGGAAATCACAAGTGTAATGATGTCTGGTGTTTGGGCCTTTGTAGCTTTGAAGCTCATCAGAAAACAGGATCTGTAGTGGTTCATGCTTAAGGTCACCACAGACACTCCACTTTGTGTTGGATTATTAGCACTGGCTTTatggttttaattccccacatttTCCCTCTCAGTGGAAGGTGCGGCGAACGTTGGCTTTCTCCATCCATGAGCTGGCGGTTATCCTGGGGGACCAGCTGACTGCAGCTGATCTGGTTCCCATCTTCAACGGCTTCCTCAAAGACCTAGATGAGGTTCGCATCGGCGTGCTCAAGCACCTGTACGACTTCCTGAAGGTAAGATCTCCACTGCGCCATAACGAGAGCAAACCTGCCAACCTGTACGCATTTTGCGTCGCCAGTATGCAATTTGGCATCTATTTACGCTGGTACGACTCACCCATTTAAACTTCGCACAAAGCTGCGGATACGTGAGTTGAGTTCTGTGGCAAATATGTACGTGTGGTACTCGTGTCTGACAACACGACTCAGTGgcgtggtgaagaagtttaagccaatCATCGTAGAAAAGCAGAGTAAGCCTATCCTGCCTAACCAGTAGCCTAAAACCCCCCTCCTCCCTGCCTCGTTCCTCCTCTCTCCCACTGGTTCGCCACTCGCTGCTGTTCTGGTaaggtaaagtgtgtgtgtgcgtgtgtgtgtgtgtgtgaaattttccATCCAGTGAATGGGGAGATTACAGCGTGAAAAGCAATGGAGTTGTAAAAGTCTGCGAAAAACGCCGCACAGGTGGTACTCAAAAAATGtttgacaaggttggcaggtctgcgaGAGAGGAGGTTGTTTGCTGTTGATAACGGAGCAGGTTTGTGTCGCAGCTGCTGCACGCAGACAAAAGGAGAGAGTATCTGTACCAGCTGCAGGAGTTCATGGTGACGGACAACAGTCGAAACTGGAGATTCAGATATGAGCTGGCAGAGTAAGTGTCTCTGAGGGAGAGAGGATCTTCACTAGGAGTGGACAGATATATCAGTCGGCCGGTATGTCCCCGTGCATTCACCGTGTGCCTCACTGGCTTTGTCCTCTAGGCAGCTGATCTTGATCATTGAGCTGTACAGCCACTACGATGTGTATGACTACCTCAGACAGATCGCCCTCACCCTCTGCTCTGACAAGGTCTCAGAGGTCAGGTGGATCTCCTACAAACTGGTACGTTTTACTGCCGGCTGCGCAAACTGACCTGTGGAGGAAAAATGCAAGCAGCTTGTGAACTTTTGCCCAACAGAATTAGGTTCTAAatactggtgtttgtttttaatgaaacCGTGTAAATGAACACTGTGTAGATGGAGCGAGTGTGTCATCACTTCCTCTGCTCTCAGGTGGTGGAGATCCTCCAGAAACTTTATGCATGTGGTGCTGACGACCTTGGCCTGAATTTCATCAACGAGCTCACCGTCAGGTTTTGCCACTGTCCCAAGTGGGTGGGGAGGCAGGCCTTTGCTTTCATCTGCCAGGTCTGTGGATCTAATGGGAGAAGTGGGGAAGCACCATTTTCTCTGACTGATCTGACAAATGTTCTCCTGTGGTTACAAtagttgacccccccccccctccactagTTGTCTGAGTTTGATAGTTTTGTGGTTCTCCCTGCAGGCCGTGGTTGAGGAGGACTGCATGCCCATGGAGCAGTTCAGCCAGCATCTGTTGCCCAGCCTCCTCAGCCTCTCCTCTGATCCGGTGGCTAACGTCCGAGTTTTGGTGGCCAAGGCTTTACGACAGAGCGTCATGGAGAAAGGTGATCTATAAATAGACCCGGTGTGGGACATGCAGCTTGTAAAACATCCTCAGCTCAGAATTGCACAAGCAAAAGAGGATAATGTTTGTTACGAAGTTCCCGTTTGCTTCCTTCCAGCTTACTTCAAGGAGCCGGGCTGTGCCTACTCCGACGAGCTTGAAGAGACAGTGATGACTCTGCAGTCTGACAAGGACCGCGACGTGAGGTTCTTTGCCAGCTTGGACCCAAACAAAGGCTTAATGGACACGACTCCTTTGATTTAGCCTCGCCGCCTAAAACCCCATCACAGCTCACCTGCCTGTCTTACCTGTCTGACTGACTGATGCACAGTCAGCTTAACCTTCGACACCAGCACCCAACCAGACCCACTCCAACCCCTCGCCTTCcagacagacccccccccccacctctttGGGAATCATGCCAGAAGTTTGTTTTTAAGCATTTTCCTGCAACACACCCCCCGTCTCTGGTTGGGCAACACAAAGCGCACATTAATACAACAGAAACAAGCAATTTTTCTACAAAGTTAACGGAACACGAGCTCGACTCTGATGGCTGCCTTAGCTCAGACCGATCTCTGCCCCCCGCCCTCCAACTAACACCCACCCCGCCACAGACTTGCTCTCCAAAGCTCATACTAAGCTTGGTAATGGATATTAAAAgatattttttcttaatttttcttttttgtggGTTTCTTAACAAACAAAGCCTGACTAGGCACGTACACTAACTCAGGGGGACTCCAAACCTAAACAGCATTATTAAGCTCACACTGCTGGAGCCAGCGTGGAGAAAAAATCAGACCAGCCAAAAACGAGTAGCTCTGCTGGTCACTCGTCTCTGAGACATGTTGTCGTCTGAGACGTCCTCTTGTCTTTTCCCCTCACCTGATCTTTATgggccacacacaaaaaaactccACTGCTGCTGCACAGTAAGAACGATGATTCTGTTACTCTTTGATGTTTTGAAACCTAACAAACTTTTGCTTCCCCCGTCTGTGTCTGATAACCCAAAACAATGTGACGCAGTGCGTCTCCCAGGTGACGGGAGACTGATAAAATACCTCTGTTTGGACATGACCGGCCAGTGCGTCGCACACGTGGAGAGACAACTGTGATCACACAGGCTCTGAATGTCCTCAGACGGTgactttttaaagctttttttttttggttgttatTTTCTGACATGATTCTGTGGTGTTTGGGAAGAAAAAAACACAAGGGCTCATGATGAACTGACACAGGGTGATTCCAAACTCTGAGAGGAGGAAGAAAGCAAGCACACTGTTGGATAATGCATGTTCCCCCTCCATCCCTACTGCTGTGTATCGTTTCTACCACTTCTTTAATGTTGATATCATTCTGTCACATCGTGGCCACGGGTGCTTTCAGTGGATCTGGCTGACCATTTGTACAGTAGAAcatagtaggggctgttgggagGCTGAAAGATTCCCCGTCTTGGTGGAACAGCTTTGAGTATAAATCAGATTTGTTTCACTTTTTTGTATAGCTTAAACCTGTGGAGAGGAAAAAAAGTGTGTTAATGAATAAggccagttgtgtgtgtgtgtgtgcgtgtgagtgtgagaATACTGGGAGCTGTCACCAAGTCACTTTTGTTTCTCTAGTCTCAAGCTCATTTGTtgtaaatgccccccccccccccttttttttttgtcctccccTCTCATGAGCATAATTTGAGGACGTGAGCTGATTGTGGTGTGTGCTGCTGTGCATCTCAAGTCTTTCTTCCTTAGAAAGGAGAGCTCGCCGCAGTAATGGCTCATCTCGTCTGTCTGCAATGTGTGTCCATCTCATTTTTTATGTAGTAGAACAGTTAATATATACAttttatggatttttttttctttttcaattaTGCACCACAGCTCAAAGATTTTATATCCTAACTTTACAAAATTTGCAATCTTTGTAATATTCAATGGTTTCTTTTAATAAGACATTTTATGTAATGTTATTTTTAGTATTCTGTAATTAAAATGATGGAAATAAGTGTGTGCGATGTTTCATCTGGTGGTGATGAAGCTGTTGGGTTCAGATAACTTTAGTTAAGAtgtcaaaaaagaaaaacataaaatacaaatTACGTGtttctaaaaacaaacaaattttcTATATTTTCATCTTGTAGACCTAGTATAAAAGGAAAATGTGTCCTGAATGATACTCAGGAactccagcatgttttactgtgTGACAAGCCCTGGTTTTTAATAGACAAAAATGGATGCTAAATACACTgcagccagcagcagctgtcCCATCTAAGAAAGATTTACTACACTCTGGCTACAAATTTCTCAGAATGTTGTCAAAAGACAATTTAATACGTGAAAAATAATCTTTATGGGAGATTTTACATGTCAAATTTTAAATATAAGCATTTTAAGAATGTCATACATGTTTAGATTTTCAAGTCGGattcaaaagaaagaaaaacatggaTTTTTGTGTTTATAGTGTTTAcagtaagtggaggtgggggtttatgctccccctcctctgagcatGTTGCCTTAGTTGCTGTGGAAGACGTGATGCTGCcgaggcagacggctcctctgatggcatttccttgccttaccttggctcatctggactcaggcaaatataaatttttacgtgtgtgtgtgtgtgtgtgtgtttgcatgtgtctgttaatgtttttaaactgttatggggaTTTGGGGTTGTTTTGTTAAGctctttgagtagcactttgtttgaaaagtgctttataaatcaaatctgattgattgattgattgattgaagcctCCTCCCAGGTACCCACTCAGGAACTAATCTGTACCTACTAGGTACTTAACCATTACCTACTGCTTTTGTCTACCTTAAAGTGatgcctcctcccaagtacctactgaggaacAAATATATACTTAATCAATACTTAACCATTATGTTGCTActtggccatttaccataaacacATTGAGCTTATTTACACAGCAGCTAAATATTTCTGCAGGATAACACAAATGACCTTCAGCGCACGACGCAATGCAATGCTAAGTGTGAAAACAAATAAGAACGGGTTGGGCTGGGTGGTGGGTTTAAATGCCTCCCAAGAGCAGGACTCGAGTTTCCTGCTATCCTCTAAATAACGTGTTGCTAGACACCTGCAGAGGTGAGGTCTCCACCTCATTAAACAAAGTCTAGAAACCTCCCCTCCCCATGATTCTCCAGCCCAATCCCCTCGGCTCCCTCCAAGTCTCACAGAGGTGTCGGTTTTCAGATTCTGTCTGACtcattgatggtgatgatggcagCACGCTAATGCAGACGATGATTAAATATCTATAGGATAGAGCGGAGGAGGTGATACACAATCAGAGGACAACTCTTCAGTTCTGCATCAAAACAAGGTTCATGACCtgagtgccccccccccacccaccccctcacacactcacagccaACAGCATCTGCTGACTACAATCTCACTTGCTGAGATGTGTTCAATTTTAATCCATATACCAGAAAAGTCCAACAAAAGTAGATCTAATCCTGTATGCAATCCTTTATTTTACCAGGTAAAATCTAATTTTCTATATTTTCACCTTGTAGCCCTAGTATAAAAGGGAAATATGTCCTGAATGATAAACTCAGGAATTGAAATGTTGGACTGTTTTATCTCCAATCCACCAATCCTCTCACATTTGttttcaaaaacatttatttaaatttaatcttAATCTCACTTATTCTACAAATCAACTGTTAAATCTTGGTTTTGTTTTGACTGAGAGAATCTACAGGAATAAAATGATAATCGTGCTGTGGATTAGCAGATCTGACTGTTTACTAAACAAAGATATAAATAGATTTTTGGtggcaaaatggctaaaaatgaaACTGAATTCCATTTAAATATTTTCATCTCTTGATGTGAGGGAGTGGTGAGATTTGCAGATGTTTGCGGCAGGTTTGGATGACTCTTGGTTTTATTTGCATCTCCAGAGATGAGTCCTGTAAGGTGACCTGTGCTGAGATAAACATCTGTAGTGCTTGCTGCTGATGGAACTCAGATTTCCTTTTCTGCAGGAATTACAGTAATCATGCTgaataataaaagcatgaattactgtTTCAAAATCCTTTTTTGACAGCAAGCTTTTGGAGATCCTTCTTAATTGATAAAAACTAGATTTAGTCACAGCACTGATCTGCCTGTGCAAAACAAGATCCCTATCCAGTACAACACCCAGGGAAGTCACACTCAGTTTCAAGAATGGGGCGAGCTGACCAAGGTCCACTGCACCCACCCTAGACaaagtacttggacaaaaaactAAAACCTCTGTCCTTTTATCATTAAAAAGAAGGAAGTTAGAGAACATCCATTGCCTAACCTCAATGAGACAATCTAAAAGAGACTGCAAAGCATGATTGTGGCCGCTCTTAAAAGGGTGTGAGTTTCATGTCTGTTGCCACTTATGGATCAGCGCcacaaggggtgtgtgtgtgtgtgtgtgtgtgtgtgtgtgtgtgtgtgtgtgtgtgtgtgtttgtgcgtgtcttAAGTTAACCTTATAAGGTTAACTTAAGACattataaaaatgacaaaaagaCAGCATTCAGTGGTATTGTTTTGCTACGTTGCCTGTTACAAATACAACACAGTTTCATTCAAACCACAAAGTGAGATTTTCTCTGATTTTATGCCTTAATTGTAGTTTAGGTTTAACTTCActtattactttttttttttttacttttcagcaGCCACCAGCCACCATGGCTAGCAGTAGCTCCTCTGAGCCTCTGAGAGTGAAAGCAGAGCTATGGAATGGGATGAAGATAATGGTCAACACCCCATATCCTTTCCTTACTGAGAGAAGTAACTTTGGCTGAGAAGATCAGCTGGGGttgctttttgttatttatttattgtttctcATTCACAAACTTTCTCATTTCACAACTGGAAGCTTTAGAATTCCATGCTTCCAGGAAACTGGTACTGGACGAGCGTGAAACTTTTCATCTTTTAGATTAGAACTGAGGACGCTTCTTAAATGAGACAGGACATGTCTTTGTGACAGAACTGAATGTTTAGGTACCTCTGGTGGGTTGTAATCTGTTTAATCTGTGTCTGTAATCTGTATTTGGATTATCTGAACATGTTTTGGCCTTAACCTTTTCCACGTTTTGGGACCTGCTCAAGGTGCTTGTAATCCTTACTAGCATTGCGAGCGTGAGTATGTACAGTCCCATCGGTGAGGAGCCCCAGCACCTGAGGGTACGTGCGAGCCCTGACATATTCCCCACATCTGTTTAagatgttttattatactcctgcTGTTTTTAACCATGTCTCCTCAGGTCATCAACATCGGCTGCATCTGCTTCTTCATTTTTGACATGGTCCTGAAGATGGCGTCGCTGGGCATCTGGGGGGAGCGGGGTCACCTTCGTAGCTTCTGGAACCGGGTGGAGTTATTAGTCTTGATTATTGAGTGAGTGTTTACTTATTTACTATTTGCAGATGAAAAACATTGTTTAGTTTTAGCTGAAGTGACAGATTTAAaacgtttgattttttttctctgtcaGGATCGTGGACTGCATCCTTTTTTGGTCCCAGATACACTGGAGGATCAGCTACCCACTGAAGGTGGTCAGGCTGATGATCAGAGTGAGGGGTAAGTTGATGATGGAGCACAGAAGGACCTTTGTCTGCCACCATTCAAACACCAGCCTTCACTTTTAGTACTAACAAATCTATTTACAATAAATGGATTTGTGTTTAGATCCATCCCTGGAAATCTGGCATTTAATAAATGATTTATTAAATGCCAGATTTCCAGGGATGGATCACGTAATCATGAGAACGTATTCTTAGTGACTCATAAACAACATGACGTTTGTGAGGAGCCACAAGGCGAAGGTTTTCGTCAAACATCTAAACATCTGGTTGTTTGTGTCTACATTCCTGTAGAACTGCGAAGGTGGATCAAGAATGTGATGATGATCATACCCATCATAGCACAGTACATTCTGTTGTACCTGCTTGCGGTGTACACCTTTGGCAGCATCGGGGTCCAGCTGTGGGCCGGCGACCTCCACCATCGGTGCTACACGAGCGGCCTGGACCTTGCGTAAGGCGATGATTTTGTCTGCTCCTCTCATCTCTCTCTGTAGGACCACTTCATGTGTGTTCATTCTGCTGCTTTACAAACACTCATCCTTCAGCCCAGCGcatttgcttcaccctgaagatttTGTGCCTTAGCGTAGAAGACAACTTTTATTTGATTTTAGATTTTGGATGTGACAGTCTTGTAAATGTTGCAGCCTATAATCTCTTCTTTCTGTTCTTTTCTAATCCCAAAGGTTGAAGCTGAACATGAGCGAGTACTATCAGTCCTCTCCTGGTGAGGATTATGAGTTCCTCTGCTCGCCGAACCCCGACGGGATACGCCAGTGTAAGGACATTCCTCCGCTGCGCCAGAATGGACAGACCTGCATGTTGGCCCCGCCCAGTGCAAACTGGTCATCTGCACTACTGGCCAACAGCAGCGCCTTGACCAACTCAACGGCCTGCGTCAACTGGAATGTCCTGTATAACGCGTGTCTTCCGCTGGGCCCAAATCTGGGGTTTGGAGGCATCAGCTTTGACAACATTGGATATGGGATGCTCACCGTGTACCAGGTGGGAATCAGCCTAAATCTGCCCACAGGTTCACGGTTTCTGACCCCTGTTTGATTATTTGTTACATTTGTGAATTCTAATGCTTTAATAGACGTTACACATGATGTTTGTGATTTTAATCAGGTCATCACACTGGAAGGATGGACAACCATCATGAACTACGTAACAGACGTCTCCATCTGGGCCAGCTTTGTGATTTTCTTCATCCTCGTTGGTGTAAGTATCTGCTTGACTTTTAAATAATGCTATTTTATGGGGTTGTGCACCAACATGGTTGTTGTCGTTTTACAACAAGATAGGAGAAGATGTGACATTCTTCTCCTCTTTGTGTCCCTCTAATCAGATGGTCTCCTTCCTCGCCATCAACACGTTCAAGGTGATAGTCGCCATTCACTTTGTGAAGGCTGA
This sequence is a window from Nothobranchius furzeri strain GRZ-AD chromosome 3, NfurGRZ-RIMD1, whole genome shotgun sequence. Protein-coding genes within it:
- the ppp4r1l gene encoding serine/threonine-protein phosphatase 4 regulatory subunit 1 isoform X1, with the translated sequence MAGLSLYFEDGHDDMDDFGFDDYSSECDGIRITAFLDAGQDNLTPLGRLEKYAFSDNTFNRQIVARGLLDVLREFSDNENDFISVMETVARMSEDADPTVRAELMEQVPNIAMFLHESRPNFPAAFSRYLVPIVVRYLTDPNNQVRKTSQAALLVLLEQGLICKADMETKVCPVLLDLTEPSSDDDYKIEAVAILCKVVTMLSKDTVEHLLLPRFCDLCSDARLFQVRKVCATNFGEICSIVGQESTEKLLMSKFFNLCSDSLWGIRKACAECFMTVSNSTSPEVRRSKLSPLFINLISDQSRWVRQAAFQSLGRFISTFASPSSTGLHFREDGALPEVPRCTPDSNCPLNPLNCSDISGCLKDRTITHTPPNQDGRATPSPEHVPSADGEDVDSFEENRSPVPVNRPDGFTLTNSSDGPTATNNIKNTKEHEQTDENFNSFNYWRPPLPDISEELEMLNCEKSEEVTEKEETEEEEHQESSSDSKPSPGKATSDQIQKVLDCLTPHIADPDVQVQVQVLSAALKAAQLDSPSDGSPTETSPTEEPPEDSPEGLSGDGISIDLQPEMEDASTDQEETMEISPAAETCPVQEQENEETQTEPLEKQEESPPNSPVLGPQILRESSLIENVEEEEKDACLHSPTSEDKPKIQNVIPQQLLDQYLSMTDPARAQTVDTEIAKHCAFSLPGVALTLGRQNWHCLKDTYETLATDVQWKVRRTLAFSIHELAVILGDQLTAADLVPIFNGFLKDLDEVRIGVLKHLYDFLKLLHADKRREYLYQLQEFMVTDNSRNWRFRYELAEQLILIIELYSHYDVYDYLRQIALTLCSDKVSEVRWISYKLVVEILQKLYACGADDLGLNFINELTVRFCHCPKWVGRQAFAFICQAVVEEDCMPMEQFSQHLLPSLLSLSSDPVANVRVLVAKALRQSVMEKAYFKEPGCAYSDELEETVMTLQSDKDRDVRFFASLDPNKGLMDTTPLI
- the LOC107373039 gene encoding voltage-dependent T-type calcium channel subunit alpha-1I, which gives rise to MYSPIGEEPQHLRVINIGCICFFIFDMVLKMASLGIWGERGHLRSFWNRVELLVLIIEIVDCILFWSQIHWRISYPLKVVRLMIRVRELRRWIKNVMMIIPIIAQYILLYLLAVYTFGSIGVQLWAGDLHHRCYTSGLDLALKLNMSEYYQSSPGEDYEFLCSPNPDGIRQCKDIPPLRQNGQTCMLAPPSANWSSALLANSSALTNSTACVNWNVLYNACLPLGPNLGFGGISFDNIGYGMLTVYQVITLEGWTTIMNYVTDVSIWASFVIFFILVGMVSFLAINTFKVIVAIHFVKADDDDEPERERGFFVDGLDLLYRMKLYLWEHRCVRLSTESDRWWSSQSRLRLFDAQSPTMEKIERFLNSDLLGWIQTLTTILANLIAMSIEPYGQGRSSKKLFYLFLFCSIIECLTVKHAGVMLCVPLVPSSLQVPLMFPLVTSLVCSFLFVQII
- the ppp4r1l gene encoding serine/threonine-protein phosphatase 4 regulatory subunit 1 isoform X2, whose product is MRLSLYFEDGHDDMDDFGFDDYSSECDGIRITAFLDAGQDNLTPLGRLEKYAFSDNTFNRQIVARGLLDVLREFSDNENDFISVMETVARMSEDADPTVRAELMEQVPNIAMFLHESRPNFPAAFSRYLVPIVVRYLTDPNNQVRKTSQAALLVLLEQGLICKADMETKVCPVLLDLTEPSSDDDYKIEAVAILCKVVTMLSKDTVEHLLLPRFCDLCSDARLFQVRKVCATNFGEICSIVGQESTEKLLMSKFFNLCSDSLWGIRKACAECFMTVSNSTSPEVRRSKLSPLFINLISDQSRWVRQAAFQSLGRFISTFASPSSTGLHFREDGALPEVPRCTPDSNCPLNPLNCSDISGCLKDRTITHTPPNQDGRATPSPEHVPSADGEDVDSFEENRSPVPVNRPDGFTLTNSSDGPTATNNIKNTKEHEQTDENFNSFNYWRPPLPDISEELEMLNCEKSEEVTEKEETEEEEHQESSSDSKPSPGKATSDQIQKVLDCLTPHIADPDVQVQVQVLSAALKAAQLDSPSDGSPTETSPTEEPPEDSPEGLSGDGISIDLQPEMEDASTDQEETMEISPAAETCPVQEQENEETQTEPLEKQEESPPNSPVLGPQILRESSLIENVEEEEKDACLHSPTSEDKPKIQNVIPQQLLDQYLSMTDPARAQTVDTEIAKHCAFSLPGVALTLGRQNWHCLKDTYETLATDVQWKVRRTLAFSIHELAVILGDQLTAADLVPIFNGFLKDLDEVRIGVLKHLYDFLKLLHADKRREYLYQLQEFMVTDNSRNWRFRYELAEQLILIIELYSHYDVYDYLRQIALTLCSDKVSEVRWISYKLVVEILQKLYACGADDLGLNFINELTVRFCHCPKWVGRQAFAFICQAVVEEDCMPMEQFSQHLLPSLLSLSSDPVANVRVLVAKALRQSVMEKAYFKEPGCAYSDELEETVMTLQSDKDRDVRFFASLDPNKGLMDTTPLI